In Apium graveolens cultivar Ventura chromosome 10, ASM990537v1, whole genome shotgun sequence, the following are encoded in one genomic region:
- the LOC141693310 gene encoding putative inactive cadmium/zinc-transporting ATPase HMA3: MDNDKVEKSYLYVSGICCNSEIPLIEKLLKQLEGVVEVTVIVPSKTVIVLHHSLHISQLQIVNALNKSGLEASVKDKAGGGESNKKKNKNKKRWPSPFVVGSGLMVVLTFILQHIYHPLRYLGLAAVALAIFPIFFKAVAALRNCNLTNINILVLITVAGSIVLKDYLEAGTIVFLFTFAQWLESKASHRATSAMSSLANIVPQTAVIAETGERVNADQVQLNTILSIKPGDVIPIDGVVVQGNCDVDEKTLTGESFPVSKQIDSTVWAGTINLNGYLSVKTTALAEDSVVARMANLVEEAQKNKSKTQRIVDKCTKYYTPLIIAIALCLVIVPSAIRAHDLSEWYRLALVVLVSACPCALVLSTPVAAFCALSNAAKSGLLVKGAEHLETLAKVKIMAFDKTGTITTGEFVVADFKPLLQDDNITLHKLLYWVASIESKSSHPMAEALVEYAKSNSVEPKPDDVEEFHNFPGEGICGKIDGKDIYVGNKRIAIRAGCATLPIIGDDEMEGKSIGYIFSGSSLAGIFSLSDVCRTGVKEAIQELKSMGIKSAMLTGDHQAAAKHAQDQIGGALELVHAELLPEDKARIIKDFQHESATAMIGDGLNDAAALATADIGISMGISGSALAMETGNIILMSNDIRKIPQAVRLARKTKVKILENIFLSIITKTAIVVLAIMGHPLVWAAVLADAGTCLLVICNSMLLLAHEDNHGKGCFKSSIFAHKRRNAHSHKHCCSSTKPVKKHVHKRCSSQSHSKAVSSVSCGINRKTSLAKDQGCCKLDAHQTRGVQHNVAISESKSPCHQHCCSANQVETKCIPHLNSPKHQCGSMSPKSCGEIKPLSKSAETDGCCEYDDRLEKVEHVKHVNHGCCEQGDKYEEETQTNHGICDIVHSHEEEKCIDSVARGHGCCSTNHSEHEPKPCKTIKHTSHCHHQESSTISHERLDDDHRPISSPGADRHTNEHAKDYVTEDELKSIVNSCCGHHSTDEAGCTSASSVSYPSIKVKHVRGCCKTFRKECCGQEGVLGVVRLSEIVIE; encoded by the exons TGAACGCACTGAACAAATCAGGATTGGAAGCAAGCGTGAAAGACAAAGCTGGAGGAGGGGAAAGTAATAAgaagaagaataagaataagaagaGATGGCCAAGCCCGTTTGTAGTAGGTTCAGGATTAATGGTAGTGTTAACTTTTATACTCCAACACATATATCATCCTCTACGTTACCTGGGTCTCGCAGCTGTGGCACTTGCTATCTTCCCCATTTTCTTCAAAGCCGTTGCTGCTTTACGCAACTGCAACCTCACTAACATCAACATTCTTGTCCTTATCACAG TTGCTGGATCAATTGTGCTAAAAGACTACTTGGAAGCGGGCACAATAGTTTTCTTGTTCACATTTGCTCAATGGCTGGAGTCAAAGGCAAGTCACAGGGCTACTTCTGCTATGTCATCACTAGCAAACATAGTCCCTCAAACTGCAGTTATTGCTGAAACCGGGGAACGAGTGAATGCTGATCAAGTCCAGCTCAACACAATTCTCTCTATTAAGCCCGGTGATGTAATCCCCATTGATGGAGTTGTTGTACAAGGAAATTGTGATGTCGACGAGAAAACTTTAACAGGCGAATCTTTTCCTGTTTCAAAACAAATTGACTCCACTGTTTGGGCCGGCACCATTAATCTAAATG GTTATTTGAGTGTTAAAACTACTGCTCTAGCTGAAGATTCTGTGGTAGCTAGGATGGCAAACCTTGTTGAAGAGGCTCAAAAGAATAAATCAAAAACCCAAAGAATCGTTGACAAATGCACAAAATATTACACCCCGC TTATTATAGCTATAGCTCTCTGCTTAGTAATCGTTCCCTCTGCAATAAGAGCTCACGATTTAAGTGAGTGGTATCGCTTGGCGTTGGTTGTTTTGGTGAGCGCGTGTCCTTGTGCACTTGTCCTCTCCACCCCAGTTGCTGCCTTCTGTGCGCTTTCAAATGCAGCTAAATCAGGTCTTCTTGTCAAAGGAGCAGAACATCTTGAAACTCTGGCTAAAGTTAAGATCATGGCATTTGATAAAACGGGTACAATTACCACAGGGGAGTTTGTTGTTGCAGATTTCAAACCGCTTTTGCAGGATGATAATATTACCTTGCACAAGCTACTGTACTG GGTTGCAAGCATCGAGAGCAAGTCAAGTCATCCAATGGCAGAGGCATTAGTTGAATATGCAAAGTCTAATTCTGTTGAGCCCAAGCCAGATGATGTTGAGGAGTTCCATAACTTTCCAGGAGAAGGAATTTGTGGAAAGATTGATGGGAAAGATATATATGTTGGAAACAAAAGAATTGCTATTCGAGCAGGATGTGCAACAT TACCAATCATAGGAGATGATGAAATGGAAGGGAAGTCCATTGGATACATATTCTCAGGGTCTTCTCTTGCTGGAATTTTCAGCCTGTCTGATGTTTGTCGAACTGGAGTCAAAGAGGCCATCCAAGAGCTCAAATCTATGGGAATAAAATCAGCTATGCTTACAGGAGATCATCAAGCAGCAGCGAAGCATGCACAAGATCAG ATTGGTGGCGCTCTGGAACTTGTCCATGCGGAACTTCTACCTGAAGACAAGGCAAGAATCATCAAGGATTTCCAGCATGAATCAGCCACTGCGATGATTGGAGATGGCCTAAATGATGCTGCAGCATTAGCCACTGCAGATATTGGTATTTCCATGGGAATTTCTGGTTCAGCACTGGCAATGGAAACCGGGAATATAATTCTCATGTCAAATGATATTAGAAAGATACCACAAGCTGTTAGACTTGCAAGAAAAACAAAAGTAAAAATCCTTGAGAACATATTTCTGTCAATTATCACCAAGACTGCTATAGTAGTTCTGGCTATCATGGGGCATCCGCTTGTTTGGGCTGCTGTTCTTGCAGATGCAGGGACGTGCTTACTAGTTATCTGTAATAGCATGTTACTCTTAGCACATGAAGACAACCATGGTAAAGGGTGTTTCAAGTCCTCTATTTTTGCTCATAAAAGGAGGAATGCTCATAGCCACAAGCATTGCTGCTCCAGTACTAAACCTGTGAAGAAACATGTACACAAAAGATGTTCTTCGCAGAGTCACTCCAAGGCCGTCAGTTCAGTTTCTTGTGGGATCAACAGGAAGACGTCCTTGGCTAAAGACCAAGGTTGTTGTAAACTTGATGCTCATCAAACTCGCGGAGTACAACATAATGTAGCCATTTCCGAGTCAAAATCCCCGTGTCACCAACATTGTTGCTCTGCCAACCAAGTTGAGACAAAGTGCATTCCTCATCTTAATTCTCCAAAGCATCAGTGTGGATCTATGAGCCCAAAATCATGTGGGGAGATCAAGCCACTCTCCAAATCTGCTGAAACAGATGGTTGCTGTGAATATGATGACAGGCTTGAAAAAGTAGAACACGTAAAGCATGTCAATCATGGTTGTTGTGAGCAGGGTGACAAATATGAAGAGGAAACACAAACGAACCATGGTATATGTGACATTGTACATTCACATGAAGAAGAAAAATGTATTGATTCAGTTGCCAGAGGACATGGATGTTGCTCAACAAACCATTCAGAGCATGAGCCGAAACCTTGTAAAACAATTAAACACACAAGTCATTGCCACCATCAAGAGTCCAGTACCATAAGCCATGAACGTTTAGATGATGATCATCGACCTATCAGTTCTCCAGGTGCTGACCGACACACCAATGAGCATGCAAAAGACTACGTCACAGAGGACGAACTGAAGAGCATAGTGAATAGTTGTTGCGGCCATCATTCAACGGACGAAGCTGGATGTACATCAGCGAGCAGTGTTAGTTATCCAAGTATAAAAGTAAAACATGTTAGAGGTTGTTGTAAGACTTTCAGGAAGGAGTGTTGCGGTCAGGAAGGAGTGTTGGGAGTTGTAAGACTTTCAGAAATTGTGATAGAATAA